One Microbacterium keratanolyticum DNA window includes the following coding sequences:
- the ctaE gene encoding aa3-type cytochrome oxidase subunit III codes for MTTSATYAPVASTIKRPNPVAVGTIVWLGSEVMFFAGLFAIYFTLRSTSPEMWAENTELLNVPFATVNTIILVLSSVTCQMGVFAAERLQPYTLKKRGWLGWGMVEWFWLTFILGAIFVSGQVWEYAQLVAEGLPISANSYASAFYITTGFHALHVTGGLIAFLLVIGRAYAVKNFTHKEATSSIVVSYYWHFVDVVWIVLFLVIYFLK; via the coding sequence GTGACGACTTCAGCGACGTATGCCCCGGTGGCGAGTACCATCAAGCGGCCCAACCCGGTAGCTGTCGGCACCATTGTGTGGCTCGGCAGCGAAGTGATGTTCTTCGCAGGACTTTTTGCGATCTACTTCACGCTTCGTAGCACCTCCCCCGAGATGTGGGCCGAGAACACGGAGCTCCTCAACGTTCCCTTCGCGACCGTGAACACGATCATCCTCGTGCTCTCGTCGGTCACGTGCCAGATGGGTGTCTTCGCGGCCGAGCGCCTGCAGCCCTACACGCTGAAGAAGCGCGGCTGGCTCGGCTGGGGCATGGTCGAGTGGTTCTGGCTCACCTTCATCCTCGGCGCGATCTTCGTGAGCGGCCAGGTCTGGGAGTACGCACAGCTGGTTGCTGAAGGCCTGCCGATCTCGGCTAACTCCTACGCTTCGGCGTTCTACATCACGACGGGCTTCCACGCCCTGCACGTGACCGGTGGTCTGATCGCCTTCCTTCTGGTGATCGGCCGCGCCTACGCCGTGAAGAACTTCACGCACAAGGAGGCGACCTCCTCGATCGTTGTGTCCTACTACTGGCACTTCGTCGACGTCGTCTGGATCGTGCTGTTCCTCGTCATTTACTTCCTGAAATAA
- the trpD gene encoding anthranilate phosphoribosyltransferase, which yields MMDAVTWPDVLSTLLARRDLSVYESTWAMRQVMRGEATQAQLAAFLMGLRAKGETIDEIVGFRDAILEAAVPLPVSSDVLDIVGTGGDRIGTVNVSTTAAIIIGATGIPVVKHGNRAASSASGSSDVLGALGLQLSLDPASVATMLERVGITFAWAAAFHPGFKHAGAVRAEMGVPTVFNMLGPLCNPARAEANAVGVAQLDRVPLITGVFRTRGATALVFRGDDGLDELTTTGHSRIWEVTRGDVHEHDLDPRDLGIPLAELADLIGGSPEHNAKILRRTLAGESGPVRDIVLLNAAAGIVAYELSHDAAQAQRPIVERLADALARAAAAVDDGRASAKLDQWISISQELAQA from the coding sequence ATGATGGACGCCGTGACCTGGCCTGATGTGCTCTCCACCCTGCTCGCCCGCCGCGACCTCAGCGTGTACGAGTCGACCTGGGCGATGCGTCAGGTGATGCGCGGGGAGGCGACGCAGGCGCAGTTGGCTGCGTTCCTCATGGGCCTCCGTGCGAAGGGCGAGACGATCGACGAGATCGTCGGCTTCCGCGACGCCATCCTCGAAGCAGCTGTGCCGCTGCCCGTCTCCTCGGATGTGCTCGACATCGTCGGCACCGGAGGTGACCGCATCGGCACGGTTAACGTTTCGACAACGGCTGCGATCATCATCGGCGCCACGGGAATCCCGGTCGTCAAGCACGGCAATCGTGCGGCGAGTTCCGCGTCCGGATCCTCGGATGTTCTGGGCGCGTTGGGGCTGCAGCTTTCTCTCGATCCCGCATCCGTCGCCACGATGCTGGAGCGTGTAGGCATCACCTTCGCGTGGGCTGCGGCATTCCACCCCGGATTCAAGCACGCCGGCGCCGTGCGTGCAGAGATGGGTGTCCCCACGGTCTTCAACATGCTCGGTCCCCTCTGCAACCCGGCGCGCGCGGAGGCTAACGCCGTCGGTGTGGCGCAGCTCGATCGCGTGCCACTGATCACCGGCGTCTTCCGCACTCGCGGGGCGACGGCACTGGTGTTCCGGGGCGACGACGGTCTCGATGAGCTGACGACGACGGGGCACAGCCGCATCTGGGAGGTCACGCGTGGCGACGTGCACGAGCACGACCTCGACCCTCGAGACCTCGGAATCCCGCTCGCCGAACTCGCAGACCTGATCGGCGGCTCGCCGGAGCACAACGCGAAGATCCTGCGCCGGACACTGGCGGGCGAATCCGGTCCGGTGCGCGACATCGTGCTGCTGAATGCCGCCGCGGGCATCGTCGCGTACGAGCTTTCGCATGATGCCGCTCAGGCGCAGCGTCCGATCGTGGAACGGCTCGCAGACGCACTCGCTCGAGCCGCCGCAGCGGTCGACGACGGTCGGGCATCCGCCAAGCTCGACCAGTGGATATCCATCTCGCAGGAGCTGGCTCAGGCGTAG
- a CDS encoding PHP domain-containing protein, which yields MEPADALREIARLLERERASRYRAKAFRTAADAYEALPADAQRDLVRIGAAPGIGASTLAVIRDVLAGETPSYLRDLEGTVAPVKRSALTAKLRGDLHAHTDWSDGTTSIQEMADAARALGHEYLAITDHSPRLRVARGLTAERLRAQMPIVRAAGGDGLHMLAGIEVDILDDGALDQEDSLLGELDIVVASAHSKLRMPAGPMTKRFVAAVANPRVNVLGHVTGQLVQGERGTRPRSEFDARAVFEACAEHGVAVEINSRPERTDPPDELVVLALEIGCLFSIDSDAHAPGQLPLLDHGAERAERLGVPAERIVTTWGLERLRRWAG from the coding sequence ATGGAGCCTGCAGACGCGCTGCGTGAGATCGCTCGGCTGCTGGAGCGCGAGCGCGCATCACGCTATCGGGCGAAAGCGTTTCGCACCGCCGCCGACGCGTATGAGGCGCTGCCCGCGGACGCTCAGCGGGATCTCGTCCGGATCGGCGCCGCGCCAGGTATCGGCGCCTCGACGCTTGCGGTGATCCGCGATGTGCTCGCCGGTGAGACGCCGTCGTACCTCCGTGATCTGGAAGGCACGGTGGCACCGGTGAAGCGGTCCGCGCTCACGGCGAAGCTGCGGGGTGATCTGCACGCGCATACGGACTGGTCGGATGGCACCACGTCGATCCAGGAGATGGCGGATGCTGCCCGGGCGCTCGGCCACGAGTACCTCGCAATCACGGATCACTCACCCCGGCTGCGAGTCGCGCGTGGTCTCACGGCAGAACGGCTGCGCGCCCAGATGCCGATCGTACGCGCGGCGGGCGGGGATGGGCTGCACATGCTCGCGGGGATCGAAGTCGACATCCTGGACGACGGCGCCCTCGACCAGGAGGATTCACTCCTCGGTGAGCTCGACATCGTCGTGGCATCGGCGCATTCGAAGCTGAGAATGCCGGCTGGACCCATGACGAAGCGATTCGTCGCGGCGGTCGCCAACCCCCGCGTCAATGTTCTGGGACACGTCACCGGCCAGCTGGTGCAGGGCGAGCGCGGCACGCGTCCGCGTTCGGAGTTCGACGCGCGAGCGGTCTTCGAAGCATGCGCGGAACACGGTGTCGCCGTGGAGATCAACTCTCGTCCGGAGCGCACCGATCCGCCGGACGAGCTCGTGGTGCTGGCGCTGGAGATCGGATGCCTGTTCTCCATCGACTCCGATGCGCATGCCCCCGGCCAGCTGCCATTGCTCGATCACGGCGCCGAGCGTGCGGAACGCCTCGGAGTGCCTGCCGAGCGCATCGTCACGACATGGGGCCTTGAACGGCTGCGACGCTGGGCCGGGTGA
- a CDS encoding 5'-3' exonuclease has translation MTEREPRLMLLDTASLYFRAFYGVPDKVKAPDGTSVNAVRGLLDMIAKLTTTYEPTHLIACWDDDWRPQWRVDLIPSYKAHRVVEVVTTGPDVEEVPDPLEAQIPLIREALGALGIPIIGAAEHEADDVIGTLTAQSAIPVDVVTGDRDLFQLVDDARGVRVIYTARGMSNLEIVTEQTVVSKYGVLPSQYADFATLRGDASDGLPGVAGVGEKTAATLLAAHGTLDGIRAAAAAGEGMSAGLQGKILAASAYLDVAPAVVEVARTLPLTDPKRLLRPLDPQEADAAEHLATAQNLGGSMTRAIAALAQLDNR, from the coding sequence ATGACCGAACGTGAACCGCGCCTGATGCTGCTCGACACGGCAAGCCTGTATTTCCGGGCGTTCTACGGGGTGCCTGACAAGGTCAAGGCGCCCGATGGCACGTCGGTCAACGCTGTTCGCGGCCTGCTCGACATGATCGCGAAACTCACGACGACATATGAGCCGACGCACCTCATCGCATGCTGGGATGACGACTGGCGCCCGCAATGGCGCGTCGACCTCATCCCGAGCTATAAGGCTCACCGCGTCGTCGAGGTCGTGACCACGGGCCCCGATGTCGAAGAGGTCCCCGACCCCCTGGAGGCGCAGATCCCGCTGATTCGCGAGGCGCTCGGAGCTCTCGGCATCCCGATCATCGGCGCCGCGGAGCACGAGGCCGACGATGTGATCGGCACTCTGACAGCGCAGTCCGCGATTCCCGTCGACGTCGTCACCGGAGATCGCGATCTGTTCCAGCTCGTCGACGATGCACGTGGCGTGCGCGTGATCTACACCGCGCGCGGCATGAGCAACCTCGAGATCGTGACAGAGCAGACCGTGGTCTCAAAGTACGGTGTGCTGCCGTCGCAGTACGCGGACTTCGCGACTTTGCGCGGAGATGCCTCCGACGGCCTTCCCGGCGTCGCCGGTGTCGGCGAGAAGACCGCAGCGACGCTGCTCGCCGCGCACGGCACACTCGACGGCATCCGCGCCGCAGCGGCGGCAGGCGAAGGGATGTCGGCTGGTCTTCAGGGAAAGATCCTCGCCGCATCCGCGTATCTCGATGTCGCGCCGGCCGTCGTCGAAGTGGCTCGCACTCTGCCCCTCACCGATCCGAAGCGTCTCCTTCGCCCCCTCGACCCCCAGGAAGCGGATGCGGCAGAGCATCTTGCCACCGCACAGAACCTCGGCGGTTCCATGACGCGGGCCATCGCAGCGCTCGCGCAGCTCGACAACCGATAG
- a CDS encoding sodium-dependent transporter, with protein sequence MTNPGGLRGGTSTPPREAWTGQVGFIFAAIGSAVGLGNIWRFPGVAYENGGGAFLIPYLIALVTAGIPILFLDYAIGHRFRGAPPQAFRRMARRGRSSMESLGWFQVAIAFVITLYYTAVIAWALSYFVFSFDLRWGDDPAGFFTTDYLQVSDPGFSLEFVPGVLIPLLLVWVAAITVLGAGVAKGLERANLVFLPLLVVAFLILVVRALFLDGAAEGLNAFFTPDWNALADPAVWIAAYSQIFFSLSIAFGIMVTYSSYRRRRGNLTAPGLVVAFGNSSFELLAGIGVFATLGFMAFQQGTEISELEGLTGVGLSFITFPAIVSQMPGGPIFGALFFGSLTLAGFTSLISLLQVVSAAVQEKFGFSVRGTAVGVGIVCAILSTLIFSTTTGLLALDVTDNWANNIGIVSSAVLMTVLVLWVLRRGGELRAHLSAVSTFRVGAIWQTLVTVLAPIVLGYMLITQIVTLVTDGYGGMPAWYLLIFGWGTIALIIVLALVLTLTPWRQSPDDFRAWPPYEPSERSRPRSEVKR encoded by the coding sequence ATGACGAATCCCGGAGGTCTGAGAGGCGGGACATCGACCCCGCCCCGTGAGGCGTGGACCGGACAGGTCGGCTTCATCTTCGCGGCGATCGGCTCCGCGGTCGGCTTGGGCAACATCTGGCGTTTTCCCGGCGTCGCGTACGAGAACGGCGGCGGTGCGTTCCTCATCCCCTATCTCATCGCGCTCGTAACGGCAGGCATCCCGATCCTGTTCCTCGACTATGCGATCGGCCATCGGTTCCGCGGAGCTCCGCCGCAGGCGTTCCGGCGCATGGCGCGGCGTGGCAGATCGAGCATGGAGTCGCTCGGATGGTTCCAGGTTGCGATCGCCTTCGTGATCACGCTGTACTACACCGCCGTGATCGCGTGGGCGCTGAGCTACTTCGTCTTCTCGTTCGACCTGCGCTGGGGCGACGACCCCGCGGGCTTCTTTACGACGGACTACCTCCAGGTGAGCGACCCCGGGTTCAGCCTCGAGTTCGTCCCCGGAGTGCTCATCCCCCTGCTCCTGGTCTGGGTCGCGGCGATCACTGTGCTCGGCGCGGGTGTGGCAAAGGGCTTGGAGCGCGCGAACCTCGTCTTCCTCCCACTTCTCGTCGTCGCATTCCTGATCCTGGTCGTACGGGCGCTCTTCCTCGACGGCGCCGCGGAAGGCCTCAATGCCTTCTTCACGCCCGATTGGAACGCCCTGGCGGATCCTGCCGTGTGGATCGCGGCCTACAGCCAGATCTTCTTCTCACTGTCGATCGCCTTCGGCATCATGGTGACGTACTCTTCCTACCGGCGTCGTCGCGGGAACCTCACCGCTCCCGGCCTCGTCGTCGCGTTTGGCAACTCCTCCTTCGAACTCCTCGCCGGCATCGGCGTCTTCGCCACGCTCGGCTTCATGGCATTCCAACAGGGAACGGAGATCTCGGAGCTCGAAGGACTCACCGGTGTCGGCCTCTCGTTCATCACCTTCCCCGCGATCGTCTCGCAGATGCCGGGCGGCCCGATCTTCGGCGCACTGTTCTTCGGTTCCCTCACCCTCGCCGGCTTCACCTCGCTGATCTCCCTTCTGCAGGTCGTCTCGGCGGCGGTTCAGGAGAAGTTCGGCTTCTCGGTGCGCGGCACCGCGGTCGGCGTCGGAATCGTCTGCGCGATCCTGTCGACGCTGATCTTCTCGACCACGACCGGCCTCCTGGCGCTCGACGTCACCGACAACTGGGCGAACAACATCGGGATCGTCTCGTCGGCCGTGCTCATGACCGTTCTGGTGCTGTGGGTCCTGCGTCGGGGCGGCGAGCTTCGCGCGCACCTGAGTGCGGTCTCGACGTTCCGCGTGGGTGCGATCTGGCAGACCCTTGTGACGGTGCTTGCGCCGATCGTGCTCGGCTACATGCTCATCACTCAGATCGTGACGCTCGTGACGGACGGCTACGGCGGCATGCCTGCGTGGTATCTCCTGATCTTCGGATGGGGCACGATCGCCCTCATCATCGTCCTCGCGCTCGTCCTGACGCTCACTCCGTGGCGTCAATCACCGGATGATTTCCGCGCCTGGCCGCCCTACGAGCCATCTGAACGGTCCCGCCCTCGATCGGAGGTGAAGCGATGA
- the rpsA gene encoding 30S ribosomal protein S1, with amino-acid sequence MTTATTAPATKQVAINDIGSAEDFLAAVELTIKSFNDGDIIEGTIVKIDRDEVLLDVGFKTEGVIPSRELSIKHDVDPNEVVAVGDLVEALVLQKEDKEGRLILSKKRAQYERAWGDVEKIKENDGVVTGQVIEVVKGGLIVDIGLRGFLPASLIELRRVRDLTPYLGQEIEAKILELDKNRNNVVLSRRALLEQTQSESRTTFLNNLHKGQVRKGVVSSIVNFGAFVDLGGVDGLVHVSELSWKHIEHASEVVEVGQEVTVEILEVDLDRERVSLSLKATQEDPWQVFARTHAIGQVTPGKVTKLVPFGAFVRVADGIEGLVHISELSAKHVELAEQVVSVGEEVFVKVIDIDLERRRISLSLKQANESVDPNGTEFDPALYGMLAEYDENGEYKYPEGFDAETGAWKEGFDAQREAWEQEYAAAQARWEAHKAAVAKAAEAEAEAGDDFGGQSFSSESAGAGTLADDEALAALREKLSGGNA; translated from the coding sequence ATGACTACCGCAACGACCGCCCCGGCCACCAAGCAGGTCGCCATCAACGACATCGGATCTGCTGAGGACTTCCTGGCCGCGGTCGAACTGACTATCAAGTCTTTCAACGACGGCGACATCATCGAGGGCACGATCGTCAAGATCGACCGCGACGAGGTTCTGCTCGACGTCGGATTCAAGACCGAGGGTGTCATCCCCTCGCGCGAGCTCTCCATCAAGCACGACGTCGACCCCAACGAGGTCGTCGCTGTCGGTGACCTGGTCGAGGCCCTCGTTCTCCAGAAGGAGGACAAGGAAGGCCGCCTCATCCTGTCCAAGAAGCGTGCGCAGTACGAGCGTGCGTGGGGCGATGTGGAGAAGATCAAGGAGAACGACGGAGTCGTCACCGGTCAGGTGATCGAGGTCGTCAAGGGTGGTCTCATCGTCGACATCGGTCTTCGTGGCTTCCTCCCGGCATCGCTCATCGAGCTGCGCCGTGTCCGCGACCTCACGCCCTACCTGGGCCAGGAGATCGAGGCGAAGATCCTCGAGCTCGACAAGAACCGCAACAACGTCGTTCTCAGCCGCCGCGCGCTGCTCGAGCAGACGCAGTCGGAGTCGCGCACCACGTTCCTCAACAACCTGCACAAGGGTCAGGTTCGCAAGGGTGTCGTGTCGTCGATCGTCAACTTCGGTGCATTCGTCGACCTGGGTGGCGTGGACGGTCTCGTTCACGTTTCCGAGCTGTCGTGGAAGCACATCGAGCACGCGTCCGAGGTCGTCGAGGTTGGCCAGGAGGTCACCGTCGAGATCCTTGAGGTCGACCTCGACCGCGAGCGCGTCTCGCTGTCGCTGAAGGCGACCCAGGAGGACCCGTGGCAGGTCTTCGCGCGTACCCACGCCATCGGCCAGGTCACGCCCGGTAAGGTCACCAAGCTCGTTCCGTTCGGTGCGTTCGTCCGCGTCGCAGACGGCATCGAGGGCCTCGTGCACATCTCGGAGCTCTCGGCCAAGCACGTCGAGCTCGCAGAGCAGGTTGTCTCGGTCGGCGAAGAGGTCTTCGTCAAGGTCATCGACATCGACCTCGAGCGTCGTCGCATCTCGCTGTCGCTCAAGCAGGCCAACGAGTCGGTCGACCCCAACGGCACCGAGTTCGACCCGGCCCTGTACGGCATGCTCGCCGAGTACGACGAGAACGGCGAGTACAAGTACCCCGAGGGCTTCGACGCCGAGACGGGTGCGTGGAAGGAAGGCTTCGACGCTCAGCGCGAGGCATGGGAGCAGGAGTACGCTGCAGCCCAGGCTCGCTGGGAGGCTCACAAGGCTGCTGTCGCCAAGGCCGCTGAGGCTGAGGCAGAGGCGGGCGACGACTTCGGTGGTCAGTCCTTCTCGAGCGAGTCGGCTGGCGCCGGCACGCTGGCAGACGACGAGGCTCTCGCGGCTCTGCGCGAGAAGCTCTCGGGTGGCAACGCCTAA
- the coaE gene encoding dephospho-CoA kinase: MPLIALTGGIASGKSTIARRLGELGAVIVDADRIVREVQSAGSPVLAQIAETFGEEVLHEDGSLDRVALGARVFGDAEALQSLNHIVHPAVRAESQRQFDAAFAADPLAVVVYDVPLLKEARSEDPWDLIVVADAPAALRARRLVDLRGMTADDAQARISAQVSDAERREIADVVIDTSGDLSQTEQQVDALWGRIHGRTGEL, from the coding sequence ATGCCTCTCATCGCGCTCACCGGCGGAATCGCATCCGGAAAATCGACGATCGCGCGACGCCTCGGCGAGCTCGGTGCCGTCATCGTGGATGCGGATCGGATCGTGCGGGAGGTCCAGTCGGCCGGATCACCCGTGCTGGCGCAGATCGCCGAGACGTTCGGGGAAGAGGTCCTGCATGAGGATGGCTCCCTCGACCGCGTGGCCCTCGGCGCGCGCGTGTTCGGTGACGCGGAGGCGCTGCAGAGTCTGAACCACATCGTCCATCCCGCGGTACGTGCGGAGTCGCAACGTCAGTTCGATGCTGCCTTTGCGGCGGACCCCCTCGCGGTCGTCGTGTATGACGTGCCGCTCTTGAAGGAAGCGCGGTCGGAGGATCCGTGGGATCTGATCGTCGTCGCGGATGCGCCGGCGGCATTGCGCGCACGTCGTCTGGTCGATCTCCGCGGCATGACGGCGGATGATGCGCAGGCGCGAATATCGGCGCAGGTATCCGATGCCGAACGGCGCGAGATTGCGGATGTCGTCATCGACACCTCGGGGGATCTTTCGCAGACCGAGCAGCAGGTGGATGCGTTGTGGGGACGAATTCACGGGAGAACAGGAGAACTCTGA
- the uvrB gene encoding excinuclease ABC subunit UvrB, translating to MQPTRSVRPFEVISEYEPAGDQPQAIAELAARINAGETDVVLLGATGTGKSATTAWLVEQVQRPTLVLAHNKTLAAQLANEFRELMPNNAVEYFVSYYDYYQPEAYVPQTDTFIEKDSSINAEVERLRHSTTNSLLSRRDVVVVSTVSCIYGLGAPEEYLRAMVALQVGERYDRDALIRQFIAMQYNRNDVDFSRGNFRVRGDTIEIIPVYEEHAIRIELFGDEIEALYSLHPLTGDVIERLDAVPIFPASHYVAGTDVIQRSIGTIEQELEERLVEFERQGKLLEAQRLRMRTTFDLEMLQQLGFCSGIENYSRHMDGREAGEPPHTLLDFFPDDFLLVIDESHVTVPQIGAMYEGDASRKRTLVDHGFRLPSAMDNRPLRWDEFKSKIGQTVYLSATPGKYEMGIADGVVEQIIRPTGLVDPHIIVKPSKGQIDDLLEQIRLRVDRDERVLVTTLTKKMAEELTDFLGEHGVRVRYLHSDVDTLRRVELLTELRAGVYDVLVGINLLREGLDLPEVSLVAILDADKEGFLRSGTSLIQTIGRAARNVSGEVHMYADKMTDSMAKAIEETERRREKQIAYNTEHGIDPQPLRKRIADITEVLARESADTADMLAKKGRASGKGKSPTPNLRRSGIAAEGAAQLEATIADLSQQMLSAAGELKFELAARLRDEVQDLKKELRAMEKAGHA from the coding sequence ATGCAACCCACGCGCAGTGTTCGACCGTTCGAGGTCATCAGTGAGTACGAGCCGGCGGGTGACCAGCCCCAGGCGATCGCCGAGCTGGCGGCGCGCATCAACGCGGGTGAGACCGATGTCGTGCTCCTCGGTGCGACGGGTACCGGAAAGTCGGCGACGACAGCGTGGCTTGTCGAGCAGGTGCAGCGTCCCACGCTCGTGCTCGCCCACAATAAGACACTCGCCGCTCAACTGGCGAACGAGTTCCGTGAACTCATGCCCAACAATGCCGTCGAGTACTTCGTCTCGTACTACGACTACTACCAGCCCGAGGCGTACGTTCCTCAGACCGACACCTTCATCGAGAAGGACTCGTCGATCAACGCCGAGGTCGAGCGTCTTCGCCATTCCACGACGAACTCGCTTCTGAGTCGCCGCGATGTGGTTGTCGTGTCCACGGTCTCGTGCATCTACGGACTCGGCGCGCCCGAGGAGTACCTGCGCGCGATGGTCGCGCTTCAAGTGGGGGAGCGGTACGACCGCGATGCGCTGATCCGTCAGTTCATCGCGATGCAGTACAACCGCAACGATGTCGACTTCTCGCGCGGCAACTTCCGTGTGCGCGGCGACACGATCGAGATCATCCCGGTCTACGAAGAACACGCCATTCGGATCGAACTCTTCGGAGACGAGATCGAGGCGCTGTACTCGCTGCACCCTCTCACGGGTGACGTCATCGAGCGTCTTGATGCCGTGCCGATCTTCCCTGCGTCGCACTATGTCGCGGGCACGGATGTGATCCAGCGCTCAATCGGCACGATCGAGCAAGAGCTGGAGGAGCGCCTGGTCGAGTTCGAACGTCAGGGGAAGCTCCTTGAGGCGCAGCGCCTGCGCATGCGAACGACGTTCGACTTGGAGATGCTGCAGCAGCTGGGCTTCTGCTCCGGCATCGAGAACTATTCGCGGCATATGGACGGACGCGAAGCGGGAGAGCCGCCGCACACCCTGCTCGACTTCTTCCCCGACGACTTCCTGTTGGTCATCGACGAATCGCATGTGACCGTGCCGCAGATCGGCGCGATGTACGAGGGGGATGCCTCGCGCAAGCGCACCCTCGTCGACCACGGCTTCCGCCTCCCGAGCGCCATGGACAACCGTCCGCTGCGGTGGGATGAGTTCAAGAGCAAGATCGGTCAGACGGTCTACCTGTCGGCGACACCCGGCAAGTATGAGATGGGCATCGCTGACGGCGTTGTCGAGCAGATCATCCGGCCCACCGGGCTCGTCGATCCGCACATCATCGTCAAGCCTTCCAAGGGGCAGATCGACGATCTTCTGGAGCAGATCCGTCTTCGTGTCGATCGCGACGAGCGCGTGCTCGTGACGACCCTGACGAAGAAGATGGCCGAAGAGCTCACCGACTTCCTCGGTGAGCACGGCGTACGCGTGCGGTATCTGCATTCCGACGTCGACACGCTGCGCCGGGTCGAGCTGCTCACCGAGTTGCGTGCCGGCGTCTACGACGTGCTCGTCGGCATCAACCTGCTTCGTGAAGGACTCGACCTGCCCGAGGTCTCCCTGGTCGCGATTCTCGACGCCGACAAGGAGGGTTTCCTGCGCTCAGGAACGTCGCTCATTCAGACCATCGGGCGTGCCGCGCGAAACGTCTCGGGCGAAGTGCACATGTATGCAGACAAGATGACCGACTCGATGGCGAAGGCGATCGAAGAGACAGAGCGTCGCCGCGAGAAGCAGATCGCGTACAACACCGAGCACGGCATCGATCCGCAGCCCCTGCGCAAGCGAATCGCAGACATCACAGAAGTTCTGGCGCGCGAGAGCGCGGATACCGCCGACATGCTCGCAAAGAAGGGGCGCGCCAGCGGCAAGGGCAAGTCACCCACACCGAACCTTCGTCGCAGCGGGATCGCCGCAGAGGGTGCGGCGCAGCTGGAGGCCACGATCGCGGATCTCTCTCAGCAGATGCTCTCGGCTGCGGGCGAGCTCAAGTTCGAGCTGGCGGCCCGGCTGCGCGACGAGGTGCAGGATCTGAAGAAGGAGCTTCGTGCCATGGAGAAGGCAGGGCACGCCTGA
- a CDS encoding MarR family winged helix-turn-helix transcriptional regulator, producing the protein MTNATTDDLLKLENQLCFALVTAARNVVSIYRPILEPLGLTHPQYLVMLALWERSPRSLTDLANDLALDPATASPLVKRLEADGRVVRQRSGEDERRLDIALTEDGRALRAQATHVPGKVMAAVQMNLEEIGALRDGISQFVGRTTER; encoded by the coding sequence ATGACGAACGCGACCACAGACGACCTGCTCAAGCTGGAGAACCAACTGTGTTTCGCGCTTGTCACTGCCGCGCGGAATGTGGTCTCCATCTACCGCCCGATCCTTGAGCCACTGGGACTCACGCATCCGCAGTACCTCGTGATGCTCGCGCTCTGGGAGCGTTCGCCTCGTTCGTTGACCGATCTGGCGAACGACCTGGCCCTCGATCCGGCGACGGCCTCACCCCTCGTCAAACGTCTCGAGGCCGACGGCCGCGTGGTGCGTCAGCGCAGCGGTGAAGACGAGCGACGGCTCGACATCGCCCTCACCGAAGACGGCCGCGCACTACGGGCGCAGGCGACACATGTGCCGGGCAAGGTGATGGCTGCGGTGCAGATGAATCTGGAAGAGATCGGTGCGTTGCGGGACGGGATTTCACAGTTCGTGGGGCGCACCACCGAGCGGTAG
- a CDS encoding DUF4129 domain-containing protein, protein MQSRRSPSTVAWSTSLIAGVVIVALFAILTLLTRVQGVPVFTPPDFVLPEGVSPFPESTEGPAEVVEPPRREDAPFLTVLINILMAGAIAAVLVATAFLIRWLLRVIRDAWNERRLRLQGAAGVGVDVVAEPVAEAAIDAPVMRRGISGALASFNEEAVASDAIVAAWVGLEETARDAGIVRGRSETPAEFTLRLIIRTEAIREPAEALLRAYEKVRFGGGVATEADRHAARAALHAIEEGWK, encoded by the coding sequence ATGCAGAGTCGCCGGAGCCCATCAACGGTGGCCTGGTCGACTTCCCTCATCGCAGGTGTCGTCATCGTCGCGCTCTTCGCGATCCTCACGCTGCTGACACGTGTGCAGGGCGTTCCGGTCTTCACACCACCAGACTTCGTGCTCCCTGAGGGAGTCTCCCCGTTCCCGGAGTCCACCGAAGGGCCGGCAGAGGTCGTCGAGCCACCACGGCGAGAGGATGCGCCGTTCCTCACGGTCCTGATCAACATCCTCATGGCGGGGGCGATCGCGGCGGTGCTCGTCGCGACCGCGTTCCTGATCCGCTGGCTTTTGCGTGTGATCCGTGATGCCTGGAACGAGCGACGCCTTCGGCTTCAGGGGGCCGCAGGCGTCGGTGTGGACGTCGTCGCCGAGCCGGTCGCCGAGGCTGCGATAGACGCGCCGGTCATGAGGCGAGGCATCAGTGGCGCCCTCGCCTCGTTCAACGAGGAGGCGGTGGCGAGCGATGCGATCGTCGCGGCGTGGGTGGGTCTGGAAGAGACAGCGCGCGATGCCGGTATCGTGCGGGGAAGGTCCGAGACGCCTGCGGAGTTCACGTTGCGCCTCATCATCCGCACCGAGGCTATTCGCGAGCCGGCCGAAGCACTGCTTCGTGCGTATGAGAAGGTCCGCTTCGGAGGCGGAGTGGCCACGGAAGCGGACCGGCATGCTGCTCGTGCCGCGCTGCACGCCATCGAGGAAGGATGGAAGTGA